The DNA window ttgataattttgaaagttatgtaaaattaaattagtcacataagttagaaaaatgctataaaacaaccaactaattttttttatgtcgaatcattcgcgtaaataaaagttccgtacataatatcacagagaaaaatcaatggattaaacaataaagaaagttgtctTTACTATTTTGGATttcggaaagaacaaaaaataaaaaatgatttagatttttgtctcaatattcgtatacataaccggcgccctgcataacggcgtacaatatatctatcataaattaatctatttgaattaagtaccatgcatatagattcccataataattaattgcatgtgtacattttaggaaCATTTCAGTGTGTAaattacttgttgttttccggtatcagtgtttaaataattaaaataataacttgtagaaatatttttaatcgggattcagaagaatttacttcccgcatttcatagaaatgaacagtatattttctttctatgtttacatttaattgtgtttaaattaatgttaaataatctatcattgaaattgtgtgcatcatcaaatactgattccgactaccttgaagtcattaaatttctattggctattgacaaaaaaagagacgcgtgaccatccaatgaaaacgaatacacagagtttgattgacaggttcagccaggtgcaggtcttacccgatgtccgaggttacatgtatgtgtactggttgtacacagcctaatagtctcagtaactagtcttctttcaatacgcgtacttttcttttgtttgttaaaaattaattcaagtttgtaaaaagataagtatattatTTCTTATAGATCTATTTCACGAGAATATCtcaaaggagttttgccaatcagtttaaagtaatgtttaacacaagcgctattttgaaacaattaaattgtcagagagttccgagtgaaatctgatgaacgtttcacacggttctcgcacgctttgctcgaaacgatatacacgctttgcccgaaacgctgcacgctttgcccgaaacgctaaacggtttacacgaaacgcttcacgattcacacgaaacgctaaacggtttacacgaaacgctaaacggtttacacgaaacgtttctcgcacgaaagtcgcacgcttttttggtgtagtagtacgtttcagggtctgtaaaacTGAGTTTATGACCACGAAGCCTGGCAACGTCTAAAATACGAGTACTATAAATGAAAAGTTCATAACAGGACAGCGATCTAGCCATCCATCAATCCATCAATCAATTTGTGGGGATATTCGAATGTATTTCACGATATTATCCGCGAAATCCATTCAACAAATGAAAGATCAAAAATCATCGAACTCTCTAAACATTCTTTTAATGCAAGATTATTTCGTTTTTAGTTTAagtgttttattaaaatgacgGTTTGATACATTCTCCTGTGAACCATTCTTACTGTACTAAAAGAAATAGGCGTTTTTATTCGTCAACCAGTTGAAGATCGAGTTCGTATTTTTACCGTCTCCGAGGACAAGCGTTATCGTCattgaatgtttaaaatattgttgtgtgtactacatgtacatgtaccataaactcagaaacattttgaaatcttaaagattagaatcatattttatatcatttaactaaGCAATACTGTCTTAACCCAAGTAAAGTAAATTGCttagtaattttattttatcaaatacaatATGAGAATTTTGTGCAAACATAAACATGATTTAGCCTTTAAACATACGAGGATTGTTTGTCTTTCAGTGGCATCCTCATGCCAAAATCTGATTATTCTTACTACATGCATCCACAGATTTTCACAAAACCTGTTACATATCTTTGTAATCCTATGatctacaaattttatttcaaaactgttCTATACTAGTTTTCTGTTTACTATGAAACCCCAGAAACCCAGAAATATGATCCCGTCCTGGCTCTTACAAGATAGGAAATTAAAGGCCATTTGCTTTTTGACACGAATCCctcatattgttttttttcttaatcataTCCCTTTGGAAGGAAGCCTGCTTCTCTCATCGAACATTCTAAAAATCTCTTAGTCCAAGAAATTTGCTTTAAATAGTATGCTAAGTGGTTTAAGAGAAGAAGTCGTAAATGTGAACAGTTTACGACGACGAAACTCTAGAAAACATACTTTTAATCAGATCAATTCACTGGAGCTTTTCACTCAAATAAAATGACGACATCGCTTTTTAAATAGCTTTTAGGGACATTCACTTAAGACAAAcctaaaaatgtttacaatatcCTGTAAATATGACAATATTGTAAGATAATGAAGTTTTGCTTCATTTAAACGTTCAATTTTGTAAATaccatgaaaaaatatataaaagaataagcattaaaatctcacttttacCTGTAGATTATCTAACAActtccataaaaaaaaacaattaaaatctcACAGAAATTGTATTGAGAGTAAATTCcctttattttattcaaaaatgaatttcgtgtgtggaaaaaaatatgatttagtACAGACATGAACTACttaaatattcttttcattCTAATTCAACATGATATATAGAACCACTTACTTCACAAATAAGAAAACTATTTTTGCGGTCATAATTACAGGATAAACCCATAGGGCTATCCATGGAATCATACTTCAGATAATAAACAAGTTCTCCACAAGAAGAGATGTAGTGCAAAAGATTATTCCACGGATCGGCAGCTATGAAATGGGAAGTAGCATCTGCGCATAATCCGCGTGGATAGAACGAACTTCCTCTTCcgtaatatttgaaaataagttCGCCATTAGTTTTGATACAAATAAGAGCCCTCCTTGCTTGGTCAGAAACACAAATATCGCCCTTTATATTTTCAGCAACATACCACGGGTCGAAAAATAGGGGTTTGTTGTTGTGGTACTGGATTTCACGACAGACGTATCCATGAGGATTGCTTACGATAAGTTTAGACTCATTTTTTCTGCGTAGAGTTAACAAGATGTTGCCTGATTTGGACATGGTTATTCCCTGTGGTTGCCAATCTCCTGTAGAAAATAAATGCTTGGTTCGTCCTTTAGAATTAAACATGACCGCTTTTATTCCAAATTCTGTATACAGCACACCGTTTGAACTCGCTGTAAGACACAAGGGGTTTTTACATCCCTCAAAAGTATCTCTTGTTAAACCAGAATCGTCTAATAGGCTAATGCTTTTGCTTATTTCGGAACAGGAATAAAACGTTCCATTTTCGTTGTATGATATATCACACAGACTTTCCATTCCACTTGATATTTTCCCCAATACTTTTAgctgttttgtttttacttgaCTTTTCTCGTTGGCAACGACAATTTTGTGAGAATCCCTGGGTTTCATTTTGATGTGTACCGATACACAGTTTCTACATAGACGGATCTTGCATGACAAACAACGAAAGGTAACTTTGTCAAAACAAAACTGGCACAAGTCTTCGTTCTTGTCGTCCATCGTCAAGCTTTACCTACAAATATATAATGCAATCATATCCTATGTAAATTGATAACTGTACTGACTGTAAATCATATTGCAATTTGATGTTTGccattttgaattatataaaaCCCGGATCGAAGTCATGTTGTAAAAAacgtcaaaataaaaaaaaaattgaatatgaaaGTGTAAAAACATGATTATTTTCTACTTGGGGACACCTCTTACCTTACAAAGAAAACAGGGACAAACTAACACAAATCGCTGGTATCAGTActgtaaaatatgtataaatacgACCGAGGCCAATGTCTATTTTATCTCGTcccaaaattatatttatgtaaataagAATGCCCTGCAGATAAAATCTTCAGGGCATTCTTATTTACATAAAACTAATTTTACATCTGATATACAGTCACATTTTATCTTATTAGGAAAATAATCACGTCATTTAACTTGATTAAGATACGGTTTTAACGAGACGTGTTTTACCATTAACCAAGTTCACCAAGCAAagattgataaagaaaaaataaaagtataaacTGTTAGATGTTTTAACTCAATAGTTCCATATATAATTCGGCCGTTCGGTGTTGTCCCGATTTCTTTACACATCATACGAAATATTTTAAGCTAAAGTACTGCtctgtaatttttcaaagtcttcatttaagatttgtttaattaattgcGGGTTCTCACCtgacattaatatttttattcatcaggagtgattataataattaaacCCCCTCCCCTCACAGaaattcaaacttattaaaGTCACgtgtttaaacaaaaaaaaggccttggaccccccccccccctcccgggaGAAAATATCTTAATTCGCGTGTGTAGGTTGAAATGTATTCATTatacttacaaataaaatataatcagGCCCTGGCGCAGTAGAACTTAGACaggctcacttttgatctcagtctcacttttccaatatatgttccttttgtaaaagtgagacttagatcaaaagtAAGCACGTCTAAGTTTTATTGCCCCGGGGCCTGAAGTCACACAAGCCGTATGATAATGTATTGACATATATGTGTACAAGCACTAAGGTCACCCACGCTAGTAAAAGGCTAACTTTATTACTTGCTAATCCCAAGAACTAGTTAAATAACATTAATGAGTCTAGCGATAGGATTGTCTCCGACGTAGGTCTTCGACCAACATGGTGTTGGCCTATATTTCACACATACCAGGAACTAGGTGTGCCTTTacctggccccggggccataaaacttagtccagctcacttttgatctcagtctcacaaCTACAATAATTTTATTGCTCCGGCATCTCTTTTCTATATCTGGTGGTTTTGTCCTTTATGGTGTAAACGTTTTCTAATCAATATCTCTTTGTATTTTAAAGATACCAAAAAATGTTTCATCACTTGTCAGAATCGAAGGCAAATTTTCGATAACCACAGTCTTAGATTTTTCGTTTACtcttatattttgtacttgttaAAAGTAACTAAATATGGGGTACAAAATGCACTATGCTTTTTCagtattgaatatttttttttattttaaaagtgtgAAATGCCCTACATATGCCttttatgaagttatttatCTAACATTCAAACGATCGTCATCAGTAACAAGTTAAAAAGGgctttatattaataataagaGTAAAATTTGGCCGCCATGttgaagagttgatataaaatatattttttatctattCATCGCAGTTTATTTCACTCACTGGCAGTACATGGCAGTGACGctatatttagaatttgaattatgtgaattatttttatattttttccaatggGAAAAATAAAGCGCAGCTTTGAACTAGCAACATTTTCTTATTAACTAGTCTTTGATGGAttgacatttgataaaaatattttgtttgttcaatcctgcgctcgatgttttcTGAAAGACAAGCCGTTTTAAGCCAAAGATGGCGGGAAAGGCGACTTTATGCTGTATATTTCGAAAATAAGGGTATTCGGATGAAAGCAGTTGgaccaaattgaaaattatataaaaacttcaaatatatacacatatacaataaaatcatttttgtacagtaaaaatatgatgttcattttaggggaccatttaggcccttatcatatatgcTTCTTTATCATTGGACAATCGTTGATGTTCTTGGTCGAAAAGGAGGATACATTTCTTTGGATGCCCATCCTATGACAATggaactggtttttttttaatttttgaaacgCATCTCCTCGTTTTTCTACATGACATGATATTAGTTGCCgttatcaatattaatatcCTACATTCAGTGAATATTTCTATGAAAATTTTATGGATTTTCACAGCAGTCTTTATATTCTTCCTATTCCAGACTTGTTTACTGAATTTTCACGTAAACGGCCAACCACGCATGAAAGCATAAGTAAAGTATACCTGCCCCTATAATTGATTTAAGATCCCTCGACTTCTTAATGCGCATCTTGCGGTAATAGAAATTACGTATGGAGAATGCTAAAATTGGCTCTGTCTGTTGCTAAATTCCAACATTGAACAAagtactttttaaataaataaatgaatagaaattatgtttataatgaCACAAAGAATTTAAGATAATGTAGGAAAAGTTTGTATCCAAAGAATATGGCCAAGCGTAAACATATTTAATTAACCGATTCTTTTCATGCATTAAAATGCTGACTGGAATGATTCTCACTGATATTCTTTCTGAGAgagcattttaaacatttcaacgGTTAAAGCGACAAATTTTGTTAACATACGAATATCTAATTCGAAAAACTGCTTCTTGTAAGTTTTGACGACATACAAAGGTATCTTGGAGTTTTCTGCAAATGTCGCTTTCATGAGacacattttgtatttttaatcaaCCCAGGCAGTGcttgtttacatttacatgtacctttgttTCTGTGATAAATTAAACTTACGACAGATCGACTCTACCGCTGTCCGCCATGTCAATTTGTCCGGGAGCCACAATCCGTGTCCACATTCGCAGGTAAACACAGGAATACATATCGAACACACCAAACACTTGCTTTATGGAAACGAACGTTCGCGGTGACTCGTGTTAACTGACATTGCATTGGTGTTCAATTCTTTTCAACCTGTCTCTCATCATTTTACTTTTTCTgcctaaatatataaataatggcCCAACGGTAAAAAAAGCACCATTCCGTCTCATTATACTGGTAAGTGCACACAATTATCTTATCATcgttttctttacatttttcagtaaaatgaaaataattctcTGCATGTGTTGGTGTTTGCGAAATTCCGCTCATGGAAGGCCCTGAAGTTAATTACATAAGATGCATTTCTGTGCAATTTTGgctcattttttgttttgtgttacTAAAGGATATTCAGCATGATCCAAACATCTCTGATGGCAATGTTCTTACCCATTGTATTGGGAGGAATAGGTGGGTTAAATGGAGGTGATTTTGGAGGTAGATTGAGAAACCAAAGTCCAAATACAATGTCCACTAATACTGGCAGTTCTGGGAACTCTAACGTGATGCCCGGAAGTAGGCCTCTGACAGTGAGTCCACCTCCACCAAAGGAGATATTCCCACCCCGAGTTCCTTACAGTGAGTattgttttcacaaaataaACGCTTTTTAAGCATTCTCGCAATGAATTTAacgaaatgaaaagaaaatgtttacatttcttATTTCAATATCCGACTGCTGATGATAAATATTTCCTGGGATAAAAAGAGCtttcaatttgtaaattttgtgacGTTTGACATTGCAATTTCTTTTCCTTTCAAAATTAtgagaaatttttaaagagtaatGTTTggcaaaaattgaaattatacgAAGTATGACcttgattttcaaaattaaaaatgaaattcgtTCGAAGCATCACGGTTTTACTTATCGCAGATATTTCAAACAAACCttgaattgtttgaaatatctcattgctgaatttttaatttcatcttaGGTAAAAGCAAGTTTTATCGTGATGAAACACGAAATCATACTTtgctttttattcatttcagcATGTACCTTGTTTGTGGATTCTGGTTACTTCTGTCCCTACAGATACCCTCGCCCTTCTACCCAATATTATTACGACCCTTTTACTCAGAGATGCCAGACCTTTTACTACCGCGGATGTGGAGGGACCCCAAACCGATTCACTTCACGGTACGAATGTCTTCGAAGCTGTGGTTGTTTCAGCGACATCGACTTTGGCAACAGTTGTCCCTACAACTCTTACATCTTTTTCCAACAATACACAATAAGATATGCCTTTAATCAATACACGGGGACCTGTCAACCATTCCGATTCAGTGCATGTAACGGCGGAAATGATAACAATTTCCAGACTCAGCTTGAATGCCAGACTACTTGTGCACCTTCAAGCGCCGATTTAGATCTTCCACCATTTCGTCAGAATTTTGCAGCGAGTTCTAATTCCATGCAACAAGGCACTGCTACAGCATTAAATATGAGGCTCCCAGAAGCAGGTTCTTCTAGTAATATTAGGTCCTCGTCGCAAATGCAAACAGAAGGTAATGTTCTATTGAACACTGGATCTCAGACAAATTTCGGTTCTTCTTCAATCATGGCAATGCAGAGTTCACCATCCAACATAAATTCAGGAGTCATGGGCTTCCCTGCAATTCAAAACAACTTTGGTTCATCGGCTCTCTCTGCTGGAAATTCGGCAATAAATGGAAGATTAAACCAGATGCCTTCACCACGGAATCCAAGTACTGCACAAATGATGAATTTGAATGGTCAGATAATCCCGGCTGGAGGAAATAGAATGCAGAATAGAATGATATCTAGAAAAGGAAACAAGATTTATTGATAAAGTTAATTATCAATGCCAAtatcattgttattttttcctgaaaataaacaatatattttttgtaattcatCCGTTTGCTAAAGAGGCatacataaattattattttaaattgtattaataaataaactgaTGTCTATTGAATATCTTTGCAAGTCTctcttcattttgtttttacttagCAGACCTTGAAGAATTTTTAGTAACATCTAATACTTTTGTCATATAATTGTTATGCAACATGCTCGtcaagttaataaatttaaactgtTGTTGTctggtttaattttaaaatccattACAAGTAAGGAGAATTTATATTCAAAGTGTATGTACAGGTAAATTTTGGATCTTAAAGAAAACCTTACACTCTAAGAACCTCATTAAATATGTAACTTTTTATTCCAcgtttaaattattcaaataatattttcaaacaaataacattttctttaaaaataattgatgaaatccATATTTGTAATTATCACAATTGACCATTTCTTAGTCCTTATCGtttgatatttcttaaaatcttttGATTTGTAACAACCTGTGTAATGAGCTACATGTATCCGACTCTTGTTTCCAACAACATGAGTGATACATAAACGTTAAGTGCTATCGCATTTATTTTATGCAGCGATTCTAACGAAAGCATCTCTGATAAGTTACATATTATTTtccacaaaatttaattattaaatcttgGTAATGAAAATTGTTAGCTACGCTTTTTCAACAGAATTTATTGcaaataaactatatataaTCTGTATATTATCTAATTTAACTCAAACCTTATAACATTATTCTAGTGGTCTGATTTAGACAAAGGATGACATAATACCTATGTATATTTTGGGAAGTCAACTGCAGGGTACATTTCTttccaagaaatgaaaactataaaatagaatacatatttatcataaaaatatgatCGACTAAGGTTTAATCAATTCAAATCTCAATCCTTTTGAGGGGTTCGAATTGGGTATCAAAGATTATTGTAGAACAACATAGAACCCAAAAATACACATTCTTAAAATTTCCTTCTAAAGGACAAGTCTTTAGAGAGGTTAGAGATTTAATCACTGGAGAAACAAGATTAGAAGTTTTAGGTTTTCCTTTAGAAATACccatataaatttaaaatgaaccCTACACCAATAGTGGCATGTTCCGGTTAAATAAAATCCCCCAAAAGAACAGGGAAAATAAAACGTTTGAACCAAATATATTAAAACGAGCTGGTTTAAAGGAATTAAGTCACAGTAATATTGTTCGGGTTAAAAAGAGGCcataattgaaaaaaagtggtggttccaattttacaaataataaatgtaGATACATGCAAAGGAGGTCGCAATTTGTTATAATTACTAAAGCTctagttatttcattttttaaagacaatatgatgctgtggtttcataaaTGCGTAGAATACATTTTCGGTCATGTTCCACCTGTATAGAGCTAAAGATTTAATTTCACTACCAGTCATAATCGGCTGATCGGTGTAAATTGTTGCCATGTAGGTCTTCGTCAAATTGTACAAAGGTCTTCGTCATCtgtaaaatctttgaaaatattgttttgttgaCTTTTGTGAATACTGCATGCTTGTGTTTAAACGTAGAGCCAACAGTGCGTTGCTACTACCCCATTACCTCTAAACAGTAGTAGTGTCATtccacaaatttatttaaaaattgaatttgttattaTGACTACTTTTGTAACTGGTGATTGTTGGTTTATAAGCACTTCCATGCGACGCTTCTTTCAATAAacttgtatcaattattttaaaatattccctCTACTTTGGATTCAGCCACGACAGATAGGTCACGGATCTACGTTAGTAGAGCTAAAAAAGCAGATATATTCATACAAAGCCAGTGCAATTCAAGACCAATTTTCCCCATTATCAGTTAAGTACAAGTTGGTCAAATAGGAGTGATATTAAGACGTGGCAGTAGGGCACACAGTATTCACAATGTACATGTCAAGGGtatgtcaaagaattttttttgaccTCTTTTGATCTCACTTTGTTATTCACAAATGAAATAGCATGAACAAAAAGAATACAGCATCTATTGATAATTATCGAATACCTTTTTTTTGTCAaccaattttttcatatatataatacataagcATTTCCAAGAGAAACACTTTATCAATTTTGCCTAACTTTGAGCTTTGTAGTAATTTACCCAATACAAGTAACTGAATCAAAAATCTTCCAATGAGTCCAAGATAATTTGCAATTAAATAGAACAACAAATTGCGTTAAAGATCGTTTATTCAATGAACcaaatttgtattgtttaaattgaaaaaaaaattaaagaagaaaaaaattattgaatacaTGACAAATTATTTGCAAAGGTGGAGTTAAAAACCGCCTCAACTGAAAGACCTTGGTTTTGAGGGACCCCACCCGAGGACTCATTGGAAGAAATGGAAAATTTTCATAGTTTCTAAAACTAGCAgcaaattatttgattatgatatATAGCATGATGtataagaagtacatgtacaggtataaTAGGTCAAATATGTGaggggaaaaaattaaataattacatgtatatgcaactcaatgaaatatgaaCAAATTCTTCAGGCGGATTATGATATGCGGTTCACAAGTGAGAT is part of the Crassostrea angulata isolate pt1a10 chromosome 3, ASM2561291v2, whole genome shotgun sequence genome and encodes:
- the LOC128178950 gene encoding uncharacterized protein LOC128178950 — protein: MIQTSLMAMFLPIVLGGIGGLNGGDFGGRLRNQSPNTMSTNTGSSGNSNVMPGSRPLTVSPPPPKEIFPPRVPYTCTLFVDSGYFCPYRYPRPSTQYYYDPFTQRCQTFYYRGCGGTPNRFTSRYECLRSCGCFSDIDFGNSCPYNSYIFFQQYTIRYAFNQYTGTCQPFRFSACNGGNDNNFQTQLECQTTCAPSSADLDLPPFRQNFAASSNSMQQGTATALNMRLPEAGSSSNIRSSSQMQTEGNVLLNTGSQTNFGSSSIMAMQSSPSNINSGVMGFPAIQNNFGSSALSAGNSAINGRLNQMPSPRNPSTAQMMNLNGQIIPAGGNRMQNRMISRKGNKIY
- the LOC128178520 gene encoding uncharacterized protein LOC128178520, with amino-acid sequence MDDKNEDLCQFCFDKVTFRCLSCKIRLCRNCVSVHIKMKPRDSHKIVVANEKSQVKTKQLKVLGKISSGMESLCDISYNENGTFYSCSEISKSISLLDDSGLTRDTFEGCKNPLCLTASSNGVLYTEFGIKAVMFNSKGRTKHLFSTGDWQPQGITMSKSGNILLTLRRKNESKLIVSNPHGYVCREIQYHNNKPLFFDPWYVAENIKGDICVSDQARRALICIKTNGELIFKYYGRGSSFYPRGLCADATSHFIAADPWNNLLHYISSCGELVYYLKYDSMDSPMGLSCNYDRKNSFLICEVSGSIYHVELE